The genomic window tGCGTTAATATTTAGATTTGCCGCCCTTAGCCTCCGGAAAACCTCTTTTAAGTTGCGCTTGTGTTCTTGTAGTGTCCGTCGGATCACGATTATGTCGTCCTGGTACGCAAATGCGTGTGGCATTATCTGGGGTCCTATCACCTGGTCCAACGCCCGctggaacgttgccgatgcggagtgcagtccgaaaGGCATTACTTTCCACTGAAATAGGGCCTTTTccggcaccgtaaatgccgtatattgccgacttgccgctgccaacggaatctgccagtacccgtccttcaaatccagacTGCGATCCAGAATGTAACTAATCATTGGCATTGGGTACGCCTCCTTCACGGACTTCgcgtttatttggcggaaatccACGCACAACCGCCACTGCcccgtcttctttttcaccatcactatgggagagctgtacgggctcctagaCGGCTTGATGCACCCTTTCTGTAAcaactcgtcgaccttggcgttgatctccacctgcatcttcgggttcttcgggtagtagcgctgtttgaccggttgatcgtctttcatcgtgattctgtgcaccgccaccgttaacgtcccttggactcttcccaactctgctagctctgccttcaggaagccgtcAATATCTTTCTCCGCAAAGTCTGTCGTCCTCTCCACGATTGCCACTGGCACCTTCTCGCGTCCACGAAACACCTGTCCCGCTGGTATCGCTGTGCTTAGACCCGCGCACTCTATCCTGGCTCCAACTTTTgttaggaaatcccatccCACTACTAGGGCGTCGATGATGTTAtggaggattagcagttgcattcttacgGTCCCCTCTCCCAGTCCTACGTCCACTTCGATCAGCGATGTGACCTCTTCATaccgtccatcagccatccgcacTTCTCTTCTCGTGGATACGACCTCTCCCACTGTCCGCAACCTGTCCGCGAACTCTTTGCTAATAAAGCTCGCTGTGGCTCCGGTGTTCATCGTGGCCGTAATTTCCATTCCGTCtatgagcactgtggcggacagttgcctttcttccgcctttagcttgcccattaattttgaggggcagcaccttgcgaaccCTGGTTGCCCCTCTGAGGCTGCGGTCGCGTGGCGTTTCCCGATCTTGGGCAGCACACTGCGGTCTTCGGGCCGATTCTCCCGCTCGTCCAGCAAAAGGTGATCGGTCGGTTCCGACATTCCCGCATCCAGTGGTCCTGGCCTccgcacctatggcaggcttGTGCTGGGTTTAACACAAGGCCCCGCCGCACCGGGGATGGCCCTCGTCATTCGTTTCGTGCCTCGATGGTCCTGTGGGTTCCGCTTAGCACACCGCGTGCTGTTCCCTCTCTGTGGGTCCGCTCTGACTCGAACCGATCCCTTTTGGGAGTCAAGTTCCTCGAATTCGTCGGCCAGGGCCATCAGAGCATCCAGGTGTCGGCACTCGTAGAGTGCTGGAGTGCTGTTCTCTCTTATCCTTTCCAAGGTCTCTTTCTGGGACATACCCAAAGGCTgcattagggtctgcatgtccaccatATAATCTTTGAAATACTCgccatgccgctgcttcctctgcctgacctggtTTGCCAGCTTCGTCATGAAGcccctgggcaggaaaaaTTCCTGAAAGCTGTGGATAAACTCTGCCCATGTCTCCCAGAATCTGTTGTTGTCGATGAACCACTTTAAGGCCCTGCCCTTCAGCAGTTCCGGCATCGCTCATGGGACTTGGTTGATATCCAGACCATACgtcattgctgaccactccacctgctccaggaactccaaTGGCTTGTCGTGACCGTCGTACCGGAAGATCCACTCCCGCACCTGTTTCGCCGCCTTCGCGTAATTCGGAGGGGCAACTCTTGCGATATCTCGCCGATCGCAGCTGGACACCCGCCTCTCCCTTCTCTAGCGGCTGCTTTCCCGCAGTTGACTCCCggtttcctgcctttcgggtctgctcccgctggcctccatcatgctgtgGACATCGAGGCTCCTCATCAGACCTTCCACGCCGGTGACCTTAACTTCCGGGACCGGTCTCCTTGCGCACCCCTTTCCAACGGCTCAAGTATGGCGACCGTTTCGGGAtcgtctgtggtctgctggatGAATTCGGATAGCGTCTTCCGCATAGCCTCGACTAACTCATCCAGCTTTGCGGGAAAGTCATCCCTCTTCAGGCTGTATAGCCACTTGCACTGACTTTCCGTGTACTTTGTGTAACTTTTCCGATCGACTATGGGGCTGTATGGCCGTTCGCGTACTTCTTGTTtactgtcccgagctgcgccggcgccgtcccttatatcggctgcgggaatcccgttatttccccttttgcacacggctcgctcgggtacaaggtccaaacatgtccctttagttcacggtgcgtcctctttgtgcttgtCCACATTCCGCACCtttaccgtatgacctctacgcccttagcgggtttgagtccaaggtcctGCGCGATAAAGTTatttcacggtctctccgctttgccggggtacaaggtccattatttcccgtttgaAAAGGATGTTGCTTCCAGCGGTCCTCTTCTTTGGTTCCTCCTCGCATGGGTAACTTCCTCGATCTCCtctcgtcgaccctgcgcccTTCGTTCTCAccctggcagtcgcagcttattagactccgtcgttcagcgtcttgacttggcatctcGAACATCCctgcgccttcctgatcgcagtCTTTACGTCTCAGCCTATTCGACCCTGTCTTTCAGCATCTCGATGTGGCATCTTGATTCTCGAACTGTGTCGTTCCTCCCTGCTCTCGTCGACTTGCGCCTCCTTAATCTCAGCTcggcagcctcagcctagtagaccctgtcgttcgacatcTCGGCTCGGTATCTCGATCCtcgcgcccttctccagcttcctgCATCTGTTGCCGTCTGCTTCTGGTCACCCGCTCGGTATTCAAACTTCCCGCCTTCTCATCGCTTTtcatctctggcaactccaccgatacgCACcacgatcgagttatcgatgttggcgatCGGCGTTGCCACTTCTTATTATCATCGCTGTTGTCCCGTCGCCAATTGCGCGATCGAGctattggcgaccggcgttgccacttcatgTTCCTATCGATATTCCGATGTAGTACCGATTGCTGTCAATAGAGTGAaagcgtgttgaaaatcatTGTAAACCCAGTATTTTTTATcgttccctatcgatctcactatcgattGACCGCTGTTATCGTAGCGCCCCATCCTGATATGGTTTGTTTCCCTTTAAAGAAGCTTTATGGTGTCATCATTGCATCCTGATGTTGGGTCCGCCGCTTTGCAACCCTGCCTCGTTCATGCTGTCCATACCCACTCGTCATCGGCTTTCGTCTACTAGGAATCTCAGCCAAGGATCTGGATTAACTCCTTCTGTACGTCGGTTGGGCGTTAtgataccctgtatcgtcttccccctTCCACTTTTAGAGACTGTCCTTAAGCTCTGCATCCAACCCCGCGCTTCCCGTGTCTTCGACCCGaggctccttctgctccttggGCATAACGTCGGTCTCCTCCATGCTGGCTCCTTGATCAGGACACTCACGTTGGTGACTCCGACTTCTAATTCCACGATTTCATCATCTtcccctctgttcttttggccgggacaatcacggttgggcgccagaactgattttttagtttctgctcgctacgaattggaacggctagctcagagagtttgtttgttcgtcccaccaaatttatgatttgtgtgattgcccgaccaacGAGAAGAAAGAGTttcagatttaaaccacctttattcagtggCTTGATAAAGAGaatcctgtgatcctcgccttcggatgCGTGTCGtcgctccttcgtcgtccttcttcgCTGGTCCCGCGTCGCTCTCGACTGGACTTAGATGTTTTACTCAGCGGCGAAACTTCAACACtgaaagtttttggcggtttgtgggcgtggcaatcgatagaaatttacatgataaatacaataataaaataatttcaaaacctttttcaaaagtgtgggcgtagcatttttgggcggcttgtgggcgaTAGAATgcgcgtggcaaaacgttttttggcaaatcaatagaaatttaccagactaataaaaaaatgaaaaaatattataaaatttttaaaaattgtgggcgtgacagttttgggcggtttgtgggcgttagattgggcgtggaaacatggttcaacaaatgcaaatcgaCAAAAATTTAtcagactaataaaaaaacaagagagaacactatagtcgagttccccgattatctgatacccgttactcagctagtggaagtgcgaaggagagtcttcaacactgacagtttttggcggtttgtgggcgtggcaaaaagttttttaacaaatcaatataaatttacaaaactaataaaaaaatgaaaaaatatctaaacatgtctcaaaagtgtgggcgtggcagcttcggtcggtttgtgggcgttagagtgggcgtggcaaaacgttttttaacaaatcgatagacatttacaagaccaatacgaaaatgaaaaaatatcaaaacatttttcaaaagtgtgagcgtggcagttttgggcggtttgtgggcgttagagtgggcgtggcaacatgaatcgacaaacttgcgctgcgtctatgtctctggagtctgtatgcctaatctaaactttctagcttttgtagttcctgagatctcagcgttcatacggacggacagacagacagacagacagtcggATGGAgggacggacggacagacggacatggccagatcgactcggctattaatcctgatcaagaatatatatactttatatggtcggaaaagcttccttctgcctgttacatacttttcaacgaatctacgagtaacgggtaaaataatacaaatatgaaaacaattttcaaacgTGTGGGCGTGtgagttttgggcggtttgttggcgttacagtgggcgtggcaacatgaggcaacttgcgctgcgtctatgtctctggagtctgcatgcttagtcttaactttctaacttttgtagttcctgagatcacgacgttcatacggacgaacagacggacggacagacggacgggcagacggacggacaggcggacatggccagatcgtcacgactattgatcctgattaagaatatatatactttatatggtcggaaacacttccttctgctAAACAAGATGCTTTCAAGGGCATTGAGCCCGAGGTGACGCCCTAAAAAATTATGGAGGCGCTACAGGAAAAGGGGCTTTCCGCTAACtcagtttttaaaattctgAACAAGTAGCCGCAACTACTTTTTAAGATCGCACCTGAAACCAAGCCCCTAAAAAGATACGTGATTCATTCAATCTACAAGCTACAGTCTATTCTGCATCGTAGAATCACAGTGGAAGAGACGCATAAGCGCAAGACTcctgtacaatgtacaaacAGTCTGGAATATGGCCACGTCCACTCTTCCTGTTCACTACGCACAATATGCATACTTTGTAGAGATCTCCACGTCTCTGCACACTGCCCAGCAAACAAGAACATACCCCTCAACCAAAGGTGCGGAAGCTGTGGTGGCAATCACACAGCAAACCACATAGGCTGCCCAATTTACAAGGTTCACTTTATCAAACATAAGTCCAGAAATCTTTTTACACTGACTTTAGTAAAACATTTGACTTTGTAATTCATTCTCTTCTAATAAGAAAACTTGATTTAATAGGTTTCCCTGTTTATCTTCTAAGTGGGACTTAAATGATTTCATGaatctgaatggcaggacgcaacgggtcctatttaaaaattctttttcttgtaatctccgagtcacatccaGTGTTCAACAAGGGAGCCACCTTGCTCCGCTCCCTAGTAATACAACATTCGCGTGTACTCAAGTACGCTGACGATGTTAAAGTATAAagtgtaacgaactgatttcttagtttctgctcgctacgaattgcaacggctagctcagagagtttgttttttcgtcccaccaaatttatgatttgtgaAAAAGTTGatgcttccggcggtcctctgcttgGGTTCCTCCCCGCATAGGCAACTTTCTCGATCTCCtctcgtcgaccctgcgcctttcgttctcagcctggcagtcgcagcttattgaaccccgtcgttcagcgtcttgacttggcatcttgaacATCCTTGCACCTTCCTGATCGCAACCTTTACGTCTTAGCCTATTCGACACTGTCTTTCAGCATCTCGAtgtggcatcttgatcctcgaACTGTGTCGTTCCTTactcctcacgtcgacctgcgcctcaTTGATCTCAGCTcggcagcctcagcctagtagaccctgtcgttcgacatcTCGATCTCCAGTTTCCTGTATTTGTTGCCGTCTGCTTCTGGTCACCAACTCGGCATTCAAATTTCCCGCCTTCTCATCGCTTCTCATCTatggcaactccaccgatactcaccatgatcgagtaatcgatgttggcgaccggcgttgcaACTACCTATTCctttgttccctatcgatctcactatcgatcgaccgctattatcgtagcgaTTTTTTCTAAGCACGTGTATTtcggagttgcagctcaatggaggtaagttGCGGATTTTTGCGTAAAAATTGCCATGTTTACTAATcctgtcttttgtttttagctaCTCCCACTCGATGCGATGCCCCTTTATGCTCCGGGGTTGCTGGTCCTGGACCCAGGCGCCCTTTAGGCGCTTCTGCGGGGATCCAATGATGACTGCCCCTGGCTCGACtggacttaggatgttatggggcagggtgtatcaTCCGTAAGATGAGatagagcttctccccgaaccacctttgcgaccacggactccaccgtcccttcctGCTTTTGCGaaaggaccaacctgcgggcttggccggggtttaggatgttatggggcagggtgtatcgtccgtaaGATCAGCTAAGATCAAAAATATAACGCTTACTTCCTATTTATATCAACACAACCCGCAACTGTTACAAATGCAGTTAGCGAGCGGTCATTGAACCTAAGCCCGCAAATGCACTTCTACCAACAAAGCAAGAAAGTGCGCGCCCTCAGTACCGTTGAGTATCCAATTACAGCAACTCAAAGCTACTTCAACAACTTTGCCGAACATTCCACGCTGAACATTGCACTACGCTTACCGACACTGCCAAGTATAGTGACCTCTATAACTACCGTAACTGCAGTTACAACAAGAAAGACCGCTATAggcgagttccccgactatctgatacccgttactcagctattggaagtgcgaagcaGAAACTTCAAcaccgatagaaatttacaatcgatagaaatttacatgataaataaaataataaaataatattaaaacctttttcaaaagtgtgggcgtggcagttttgggcggcttgtaggcgttagagtgcgcgtggcaaaacgttttttgacaaatcaatagaaatttaccagactaataaaaaaattaaaagatataataaaatttttaaaaattgtggacgtggcagttttgggcggtttgtgggcgttagattgggcgtggaACCGTGGGtcaacaaatgcaaatcgacaaaaaatgtatcagactaataaaaaaataataaaaatatgaaaacacttttcaaaagtgtgggcgtgtgaGTTTTGcgcggtttgttggcgttagagtgggcgtggcaacatgaggcaacttgcgctgcgtctatgtctctggagtctgcatgcttaatcttaactttctaacttttgtagttcctgagatctcgacgtttatacggacggacagacggacgggcagacggacggacagacggacggacagacggacatggccagatcgtcacggctattgatcctgattaagaatacatatactttatatggtcggaaacacttccttctgcctgttactctacgagtaacggatataatTATTACACCAACCAGTTTAAGAGCAGCTAAACAAGATGCTTTTAAGGGCATTGAGCCCGAGCCCTAAGAAATTATGGAGGCGCTACAGGAAAAGGGGCTTTCCGCTATCTCAGTTTTTAATATTCTGAACAAGTAGCCGCAACTACTTTTTAAGATCGCACCTGAAACCAAGCCCCTAAAAAGATACGTGATTCATTCAATCTACAAGCTACAGTCTATTCTGCATCGTAGAATCACACTAGAAGAGACGCATAAGCGCAAGACTcctgtacaatgtacaaacAGTCTGGAATACGTCTATTCTTACTGTTCACTACGCACAATATGCATAGTTTGTAGAGATCTCCACGTCTCTGCACACTGCAAGAACATACCCCTCAGGCAAAGGTGTGGAAGCTGTGGTGGCAATCACACAGAAAACCACATAGGCTGCACAATTTACAAGGTTCACTTTATCAAACATAAGTCCAGAAATCTTTTTACACTGACTTTAGTAAAACATTTGACTTTGTTATTCATTCTCTTCTAATAAGAAAACTTGATTTAataggtttccctgttgatcttcTAAGTGGGACTTAAATGATTTCATGgatctgaatggcaggacgcaacgggtcctatttaaaaattctttttcttgtaatcttcgagtcacatccggtgtTCAACAAGGGAGCCACCTTGCTCCGCTCCCTAGTAATACAACATTCGCGTGTACTCAAGTACGCAGACGATGTTAAAGTATAAagtgtaacgaactgatttcttagtttctgctcgctacgaattgcaacggctagctcagagagtttgttttttcgtcccaccaaatttatgatttctGAAAAAGATGatgcttccggcggtcctctgcttgGGTTCCTCCTTGCATAGGCAACTTTCTCGATCTCCTCTAGTCGACCCTGCGCCTttcgttctcagcctggcagtcgcagcttattggaccccgtcgttcagcgtctcGACTTGGTATCTTGACcatccttgcgccttcctAATCGCAACCTTTACGTCTTAGCCTATTCGACCCTGTCTTTCAGCATCTCGAtgtggcatcttgatcctcgaACTGTGTCGTTCCTTactcctcacgtcgacctgcgcctcaTTGATCTCAGCTcggcagcctcagcctagtagaccctgtcgttcgacatcTCGATCTCCAGTTTCCTGTATTTGTTGCCGTCTGCTTCTGGTCACCAACTCCGCATTCAAATTTCCCGCCTTCTCATCGCTTCtcatctctggcaactccaccgatactcaccatgatcgagttatcgatgttggcgaccggcgttgccactaCATATTCCTATCGATGTTGTCCCATCGCTGATTACGCGATCGAGCTATCGATAatggcgaccggcgttgccactttATGTTCCGATAttccgatgttccgatgtcgtgccgattgctttcaatagtgtgacagcgtgttgaaaatcaatataaaatccagtattttttgttccctatcgatctcactatcgatcgaccgctattatcgtaggGATTTTCTCTAAGCACGTGTATTtcggagttgcagctcaatggaggtaagttGCGGATTTTTGCGTAAAAATCGCCGTGTTTACTAATcctgtcttttgtttttagctcCTCCCACTCGATGCGATGCCCCTTGATGCTCCGGGGTTGCTGGCCCTGGACCCAGGCGCCCTTTAGGCGCTTCTGCGGGGATCCAATGATGACTGCCCCTGGCTCGACtggacttaggatgttatggggcagggtgtatcaTCCGTAAGATGAGatagagcttctccccgaaccacctttgcgaccacggactccaccgtcccttcctGCTTTTGCGaaaggaccaacctgcgggcttggccggggtttaggatgttatggggcagggtgtatcgtccgtaaGATCAGCTAAGATCAAAAATATAACGCTTACTTCCTATTTATATCAACACAACCCGCAACTGTTACAAATGCAGTTAGCGAGCGGTCATTGAACCTAAGCCCGCAAATGCACTTCTACCAACAAAGCAAGAAAGTGCGCGCCCTCAGTACCGTTGAGTATCCAATTACAGCAACTCAAAGCTACTTCAACAACTTTGCCGAACATTCCACGCTGAACATTGCACTACGCTTACCGACACTGCCAAGTATAGTGACCTCTATAACTACCGTAACTGCAGTTACAACAAGAAAGACCGCTATAggcgagttccccgactatctgatacccgttactcagctattggaagtgcgaagcaGAAACTTCAAcaccgatagaaatttacaatcgatagaaatttacatgataaataaaataataaaataatatcaaaacctttttcaaaagtgtgggcgtggcagttttgggcggcttgtaggcgttagagtgcgcatggcaaaacgtttttggcaaatcaatagaaatttaccagacaaataaaaaaatgaaaaaatattataaaatttttaaaaattgtggacgtggcagttttgggcggtttgtgggcgttagattgggcgtggaACCGTGGGtcaacaaatgcaaatcgaCAAAAATGTATCAGACTAATCAGAACTGTGTCGTTCCTTactcctcacgtcgacctgcgcctcaTTGATCTCAGCTCGGCAGactcagcctagtagaccctgtcgttcgacatcTCGATCTCCAGTTTCCTGTATTTGTTGCCGTCTGCTTCTGGTCACCAACTCCGCATTCAAATTTCCCGCCTTTTCATCGCTTCTTATCTatggcaactccaccgatactcaccatgatcgagttatcgatgttggcgaccggcgttgcaACTACCTATTCctttgttccctatcgatctcactattgatcgaccgctattatcgtagcgaTTTTTTCTAAGCACGTGTATTtcggagttgcagctcaatggaggtaagttGCGGATTCTTGCGTAAAAATCGCCATGGTTACTCATcctctcttttgtttttagctcCTCCCACTCGATGCGATGCCCCTTGATGCTCCGGGGTTGCTGGCCCTGGACCCAGGCGCCCTTTAGGCGCTTCTGCGGGGATCCAATGATGACTGCCCCTGGCTCGACTAgacttaggatgttatggggcagggtgtatcaTCCGTAAGATGAGatagagcttctccccgaaccacctttgcgaccacggactccaccgtcccttcctGCTTTTGCGaaaggaccaacctgcgggcttggccggggcttaggatgttatggggcagggtgtatcgtccgtaaGATCAGCTAAGATCAAAAATATAACGCTTACTTCCTATTTATATCAACAAAACCCGCAACTGTTACAAATGCAGTTAGCGAGTGGTCATTGAACCTAAGCCCGCAAATGCACTTCTACCAACAAAGCAAGAAAGTGCGCGCCCTCAGTACCGTTGAGTATCCAATTACAGCAACTCAAAGCTACTTCAACAACTTTGCCGAACATTCCACGCTGAACATTGCACTACGCTTACCGACACTGCCAAGTATAGTGACCTCTATAACTACCGTAACTGCAGTTACAACAAGAAAGACCGCTATAggcgagttccccgactatctgatacccgttactca from Drosophila yakuba strain Tai18E2 chromosome 2L, Prin_Dyak_Tai18E2_2.1, whole genome shotgun sequence includes these protein-coding regions:
- the LOC122319480 gene encoding uncharacterized protein LOC122319480, which translates into the protein MEITATMNTGATASFISKEFADRLRTVGEVVSTRREVRMADGRYEEVTSLIEVDVGLGEGTVRMQLLILHNIIDALVVGWDFLTKVGARIECAGLSTAIPAGQVFRGREKVPVAIWKVMPFGLHSASATFQRALDQVIGPQIMPHAFAYQDDIIVIRRTLQEHKRNLKEVFRRLRAANLNINADKCKFFRKELQYLGHRVTDQGIETDPEKGAAIAQLKPQGNVKELRQYLGAASC